The following proteins are encoded in a genomic region of Spirosoma sp. SC4-14:
- a CDS encoding TonB-dependent receptor translates to MKKAVQNMLFWGLLMLSISSSLYAQTVTVKGKVTSAEEGITLPGVSVIVKGTTTGTTTDNDGNYSINASQNATLVFSFVGMTSKEVKVGNRSVLNVALDPDAKTLDEVVFVAYGSQDKKTITGSQASLDSKNFTNNPLPSADQMLQGKVAGLQSTAFSGQPGANQQVRIRGIGSINASADPLYVIDGVPVNSGDVSRLTTSANTLAGLNPNDIENVTVLKDAASTSIYGSRAANGVILITTKKGKSGKTQVRMDAEYGVNSLAISDQAKPLNRQQYLDLTREGLVNAGYSDAQITTTLNSLGADNTYDTDWLGLVTRQGKTNQYNLSVSGGNEKTTVFASAGYYKQEATVIASDMERISGKINLKHNFLDKLSLGINTTISNTSQKGPSNGSTYANPVWGAYGLRPTMTPYAADGTLNTSRTDYPNIYNPIVIATYDKRTLNTLKGLGSVSLNYNPIPDLNISTRYGIDYNGLEENRYNNPFMGDGRNSNGQGFSYYTRLFNWVWTNQADYRLHLSADREFYADVKVGYEAQKSSTYQISASGTNYPANLDLILPVVAATPTTAQATGSDYTFSSLYSNVNISYHDKYVLSGSFRRDGSSRFGFNNRYGNFYSIGAAWNIDQEEFLRNNEKISSLKLRASYGVNGNGNLLTSSGGPGNYLWRSTYGYGYNYNQNPGSAPNNVGNPDLTWELNKPFDVGVEIGLFNDRLNINADYYVRKTSDLILEVPLSRTSGFSTYFDNVGAMKNSGLELTVSGSPIRKALRWDVSFNIAFNKNTITALDNNQDIISGSFIRRVGENFQTFYLREWAGVDPQTGSPLWYKNTTNADGTIDHSTTTSYNQAQQVLAGSASPKAFGGFSNTLSWKGLTLDAQLVYTYGNYIRDTWAQYYMGDGYNPSRNKIVQQLDHWRQPGDVSENPKFVYNNSNQSYSSSTRFLYKGDYIRLRNITLSYALPAALVRKAKLSNVNVYLRGTNLWTLKFDKKLYFDPEQGISGETNNNVFISKVVSAGLNLTF, encoded by the coding sequence ATGAAAAAAGCAGTACAAAATATGCTTTTTTGGGGGTTACTAATGCTAAGTATAAGCAGTAGCCTGTATGCACAGACCGTCACGGTTAAAGGGAAGGTCACATCAGCCGAAGAAGGTATAACCCTTCCGGGAGTTAGTGTCATTGTTAAAGGAACCACCACTGGTACGACCACCGACAATGATGGAAACTACAGCATCAATGCCAGCCAAAATGCGACGCTGGTGTTCAGTTTTGTGGGAATGACCTCAAAAGAGGTAAAAGTGGGGAACCGTAGTGTGCTAAACGTTGCACTCGATCCAGACGCCAAAACGCTCGACGAAGTTGTCTTTGTAGCTTATGGTTCGCAGGACAAAAAAACCATTACCGGCTCTCAGGCATCATTAGACAGCAAAAACTTCACAAACAATCCACTCCCTTCGGCCGATCAGATGCTTCAGGGAAAAGTGGCAGGTTTGCAATCGACCGCTTTTTCGGGCCAGCCGGGCGCCAATCAGCAGGTGCGGATTCGGGGAATCGGTTCAATCAATGCCAGTGCCGATCCGCTCTACGTTATCGATGGAGTACCCGTAAACTCGGGCGACGTATCACGCTTAACCACCAGCGCAAACACACTGGCGGGTCTGAACCCAAACGACATTGAAAATGTAACGGTGCTGAAAGATGCCGCGTCGACATCCATTTATGGGTCGCGGGCGGCCAACGGTGTTATTCTGATTACGACCAAAAAAGGAAAAAGCGGCAAAACCCAGGTTCGGATGGATGCCGAATATGGTGTCAACAGCCTGGCTATTTCTGATCAGGCCAAGCCTTTGAACCGCCAGCAGTATCTGGATTTGACCCGCGAAGGACTAGTCAATGCTGGCTATAGCGACGCGCAGATTACGACAACACTTAACTCCTTAGGAGCCGATAATACCTACGACACCGACTGGCTCGGTCTGGTAACCCGGCAGGGCAAAACCAATCAATACAACCTGTCGGTATCGGGCGGAAATGAAAAAACGACGGTATTTGCGTCAGCCGGTTATTATAAGCAGGAAGCCACGGTTATTGCCTCCGATATGGAACGGATTTCGGGTAAAATCAATCTGAAACACAATTTTCTGGACAAACTGAGCCTGGGTATCAACACAACCATTTCGAATACATCGCAGAAAGGCCCTTCCAATGGTAGTACCTATGCCAACCCGGTTTGGGGTGCCTATGGCCTGCGCCCAACCATGACACCGTATGCCGCCGATGGCACACTGAATACATCCCGAACCGACTATCCTAACATTTACAACCCGATTGTTATTGCTACGTACGATAAGCGGACGCTGAACACGCTGAAAGGGCTGGGAAGTGTTAGTTTAAACTACAACCCGATTCCAGATCTGAACATCAGCACACGCTATGGTATCGACTACAATGGTCTTGAAGAAAACCGCTACAACAACCCATTCATGGGCGACGGTCGAAACAGCAATGGGCAGGGCTTTTCGTACTACACCCGGTTGTTCAACTGGGTATGGACCAACCAGGCCGACTATCGGTTACACCTTTCGGCCGACCGCGAGTTCTATGCCGATGTGAAAGTGGGCTACGAAGCCCAAAAGTCATCGACTTATCAGATTAGTGCATCGGGTACAAACTATCCGGCCAATCTCGATCTGATTCTGCCGGTGGTGGCCGCAACGCCAACCACTGCGCAGGCTACGGGCAGCGATTACACATTCTCCAGCCTGTATTCAAACGTGAACATCAGCTACCACGATAAATATGTTTTATCGGGAAGTTTCCGCCGGGATGGGTCGTCGCGCTTTGGCTTCAATAACCGCTATGGTAACTTCTATTCGATTGGCGCGGCCTGGAACATCGATCAGGAAGAATTTTTACGGAACAATGAAAAGATCAGTTCCTTAAAACTCCGTGCATCGTATGGCGTAAACGGTAACGGTAATCTGCTTACCTCGTCGGGAGGGCCCGGTAACTACCTCTGGCGTTCGACCTATGGATATGGCTATAACTACAACCAGAACCCCGGTAGCGCGCCCAACAACGTTGGTAACCCCGACCTGACCTGGGAGTTGAACAAACCCTTCGATGTAGGGGTAGAAATTGGCCTCTTCAACGACCGGCTGAATATCAATGCCGATTACTATGTCCGCAAAACCAGCGATCTGATTCTGGAAGTACCACTTTCGCGGACCAGTGGCTTCTCTACGTATTTCGACAACGTTGGAGCCATGAAAAACAGTGGCCTCGAACTTACCGTGAGTGGCAGCCCTATTCGCAAAGCACTTCGCTGGGATGTGTCGTTCAACATTGCCTTCAACAAAAATACGATTACGGCCCTCGACAATAACCAGGACATCATCTCAGGGAGCTTTATTCGTCGGGTTGGCGAAAATTTTCAGACGTTCTACCTGCGCGAATGGGCGGGAGTCGATCCGCAAACGGGTAGCCCGCTCTGGTACAAAAACACCACCAATGCCGACGGCACAATTGACCACAGCACAACAACCAGCTATAACCAGGCCCAGCAAGTTCTGGCCGGTAGCGCCAGCCCCAAAGCGTTTGGTGGTTTCAGCAATACGCTATCGTGGAAAGGTCTGACGCTGGATGCGCAGCTCGTGTATACCTACGGAAACTACATTCGTGATACCTGGGCTCAGTACTACATGGGCGATGGCTACAATCCTTCGCGAAATAAAATCGTACAGCAATTAGATCACTGGCGGCAACCGGGCGACGTCAGCGAAAATCCGAAGTTTGTGTATAACAACTCCAATCAGTCGTATTCGTCCTCAACCCGCTTCCTCTACAAAGGCGACTATATTCGCCTGCGGAACATCACCCTGTCGTATGCACTGCCTGCGGCCCTAGTTCGGAAAGCCAAGCTGAGCAATGTAAATGTGTATCTGAGAGGCACCAACCTCTGGACGCTGAAATTCGACAAGAAGCTCTATTTCGACCCAGAGCAAGGCATATCGGGCGAAACCAACAATAACGTCTTCATCAGCAAAGTCGTTTCGGCTGGCTTAAACCTCACGTTCTAA
- a CDS encoding RagB/SusD family nutrient uptake outer membrane protein, translating to MKKVIYSSLLISTLGLWSCGEKFLDQVPYDSVNSDIAIQNENDMSNAVNGIYSGMRSSNLYGRTIPFVNDVMADNVYISTANSGRYLAQNTYGINSQDTYFTNLWASGYQVILRANNVVNANVTTTTNTDQYKGEALTTRAIMYFDLVRLFARPYTSDSTGMGVPIVLAYDPMAKPGRNTVAQTYAQIVSDLTQGFSLMTVTNKNSSYVSKYVAQAMLAKVYLYKGQYEKAKAAALDVVSKGGYSLADSASYVAYWNNPAPRTDKLETIFEISADNVNNAGSDALANMYSQAGYGDGLAATDLYNLYSDRDVRKKLIIAGKRSGNDALIVNKYQNVSNNNDKDDFKIIRYADVLLILAESYYRTGDETNALKYLNMVAQKREPSLKAYTFTGAALLDAIITERRKELAFEGDRFDDLNRLGRDITRSTQYPSAAQNIPFTDYRRVAPIPQDELNANAVIRSQQNPGY from the coding sequence ATGAAAAAAGTAATTTATAGTAGCTTACTCATCAGCACCCTGGGACTATGGTCCTGTGGCGAAAAATTCCTCGACCAGGTTCCTTACGATAGCGTAAACAGCGACATCGCCATCCAGAACGAAAATGATATGTCGAACGCCGTAAACGGTATCTATTCAGGAATGCGGAGTTCGAACCTCTACGGTCGCACGATCCCGTTTGTCAACGACGTGATGGCCGATAACGTTTACATTTCAACGGCAAACTCGGGTCGCTATCTGGCCCAGAATACCTACGGCATCAACTCGCAGGATACGTATTTTACGAACCTCTGGGCGAGTGGTTATCAGGTTATTCTTCGGGCTAACAACGTTGTCAATGCGAACGTTACCACCACAACCAACACCGATCAGTATAAAGGCGAAGCGCTGACCACACGGGCTATTATGTACTTCGATCTAGTTCGGTTGTTTGCCCGCCCTTATACATCCGACTCTACCGGAATGGGCGTTCCGATTGTGCTGGCCTATGATCCTATGGCCAAACCCGGCCGAAACACGGTAGCGCAAACCTATGCCCAGATTGTGAGCGATCTGACGCAGGGGTTCAGCCTGATGACGGTTACCAACAAAAACTCGTCCTATGTGTCGAAATACGTTGCCCAGGCCATGCTTGCCAAAGTGTATCTTTACAAAGGTCAATACGAAAAGGCTAAAGCGGCTGCTCTGGATGTTGTCAGTAAGGGAGGGTATTCGCTGGCCGATTCGGCAAGCTATGTCGCATACTGGAACAACCCGGCTCCCCGCACCGACAAGCTGGAAACGATCTTCGAAATATCGGCCGATAACGTAAACAACGCCGGTTCCGATGCGCTGGCCAATATGTACAGCCAGGCGGGTTATGGCGACGGGCTGGCGGCAACAGATTTGTATAATCTGTATAGCGACCGCGACGTTCGGAAAAAACTGATCATTGCGGGCAAACGTTCGGGCAACGACGCGCTCATTGTGAACAAATATCAGAACGTATCGAACAACAATGATAAAGATGATTTCAAAATCATTCGGTACGCCGATGTGCTGCTAATTCTGGCCGAATCTTACTATCGGACGGGTGACGAAACCAATGCGCTGAAATACCTGAATATGGTTGCTCAGAAACGAGAACCATCGCTAAAAGCCTATACCTTCACGGGAGCGGCATTACTGGATGCCATCATTACCGAACGCCGGAAGGAACTGGCCTTCGAAGGCGACCGCTTCGACGACCTCAACCGCCTGGGCCGCGATATTACACGAAGTACACAATATCCATCGGCGGCTCAAAACATCCCATTCACCGATTATCGGCGGGTTGCTCCCATTCCACAGGACGAACTGAATGCGAATGCGGTTATCAGAAGCCAGCAAAATCCGGGTTATTAA
- a CDS encoding nucleoside recognition domain-containing protein, with protein sequence MALNYIWVAFFVIAFLVALAKLIFLGDTEIFKIIVEGLFDSSKVAVMDIALPLAGVMTFFLGLLNIGEKAGAINLLARIIGPFFHKLFPEVPKDHPANGQMIMNFSANMLGLDNAATPFGLKAMASLQELNPSKDTASNAQIMFLVLHTSGLQIIPLSIMAQRAILGAQDPSDVFIPCVVGTYVTTVVALIAVAIKQRINLLNSTVMGWLGGITAFIGVALWLLAGRPKDEIETFSKVFGNVVLLTIVVAFLLGAIRKKVPIFETFIEGAKGGFETTVKIIPYLVGMLVAIGAFRNSGAMDYLVDSLRYLFSQTGINTDFTDALPVALMKPLSGSGARALMIDAMKQFGPDSFVGRLVCIFQGSADTTFYIVALYFGSVGIRNSRHAIPYGLFADFVGVVAGIALGYFFFH encoded by the coding sequence ATGGCATTAAACTATATCTGGGTTGCTTTTTTTGTAATTGCCTTTCTGGTAGCGCTGGCCAAACTGATTTTTCTGGGCGACACCGAAATTTTCAAAATTATTGTCGAAGGCTTATTCGACTCCTCTAAAGTTGCCGTTATGGACATTGCGCTACCGCTGGCGGGTGTCATGACGTTTTTTCTGGGGTTACTCAACATTGGCGAAAAGGCCGGTGCTATCAACCTGCTGGCTCGTATCATCGGGCCGTTTTTCCATAAACTCTTTCCCGAAGTCCCGAAAGACCACCCGGCCAACGGCCAGATGATCATGAACTTTTCGGCTAATATGCTCGGTCTCGACAATGCAGCCACCCCCTTCGGCCTGAAAGCAATGGCGAGTTTGCAGGAACTGAACCCCAGCAAAGACACAGCCTCCAATGCTCAGATCATGTTTCTGGTGCTACATACGTCGGGGCTCCAGATCATTCCGCTCAGCATTATGGCGCAACGGGCTATTCTGGGAGCCCAGGACCCTTCCGATGTGTTTATTCCGTGCGTAGTTGGCACGTATGTTACCACAGTGGTGGCATTGATAGCCGTAGCGATCAAGCAACGTATTAACCTCCTCAATAGTACCGTAATGGGTTGGCTGGGCGGCATTACAGCCTTTATTGGCGTGGCATTGTGGTTGCTGGCAGGTCGGCCTAAAGATGAAATTGAAACTTTCTCGAAGGTCTTTGGTAATGTGGTTCTGTTAACTATTGTTGTTGCATTTCTGCTGGGTGCCATCCGCAAAAAAGTCCCGATTTTTGAAACGTTCATCGAAGGAGCCAAAGGAGGCTTCGAAACTACCGTCAAAATTATCCCTTATCTGGTTGGTATGCTCGTGGCTATTGGCGCTTTCAGAAATTCGGGAGCAATGGATTACCTCGTCGATAGCCTTCGGTATCTGTTCTCACAAACCGGCATCAATACCGATTTTACCGACGCGCTACCGGTTGCCCTGATGAAGCCTCTGAGCGGTTCTGGTGCGCGGGCGTTGATGATCGATGCCATGAAACAATTCGGGCCGGATTCATTTGTTGGTCGTCTGGTCTGTATTTTTCAGGGTTCGGCCGATACCACCTTCTACATCGTTGCGCTTTACTTTGGCTCCGTTGGTATTCGAAACTCCCGACACGCCATTCCCTATGGGCTCTTTGCCGATTTTGTGGGTGTTGTTGCTGGTATCGCCCTCGGTTATTTCTTCTTTCACTGA
- a CDS encoding M15 family metallopeptidase, which produces MNRSSLSFLFVYSLIHSFAHSLIATAQPESEKAMIKQGLVNIQKVDPSILVELKYSTTDNFVGKDVYGDLTRAYMQPMAAQKLASASKALQAAHPDLRLLVYDAARPRSAQWNLWNALPDLPENERQKYVADPRKGSIHNYGCAVDLTVATKDGKPLDMGTKYDFFGELAYPSREDELLKAGKLTQQQIDNRHILRTAMRQGGFSPIEYEWWHFNALSREKAKMMFRIVD; this is translated from the coding sequence ATGAATCGGTCTTCTTTGTCTTTTCTTTTTGTTTATTCACTTATTCACTCTTTCGCTCATTCACTCATTGCTACCGCTCAGCCCGAGTCTGAGAAAGCGATGATTAAGCAGGGACTGGTCAATATTCAGAAGGTTGATCCGTCCATTCTGGTAGAACTCAAATATTCGACTACCGATAACTTTGTTGGGAAAGATGTATATGGCGACCTTACCCGCGCCTATATGCAACCAATGGCTGCCCAGAAACTGGCCAGTGCCAGCAAGGCACTTCAGGCTGCTCACCCTGATTTACGATTACTGGTCTATGATGCAGCCCGACCCCGGTCGGCGCAGTGGAATTTGTGGAATGCCCTGCCCGACTTGCCAGAAAATGAACGCCAGAAATACGTAGCCGATCCACGCAAGGGGTCTATTCATAACTACGGTTGCGCGGTCGATCTGACGGTAGCCACCAAAGATGGCAAGCCGCTCGATATGGGTACTAAATACGACTTCTTTGGCGAACTGGCTTACCCCTCGCGCGAAGACGAACTACTGAAAGCCGGTAAACTGACGCAGCAGCAAATCGACAATCGGCATATTCTGCGGACGGCTATGCGACAGGGCGGCTTTAGCCCCATCGAATACGAGTGGTGGCATTTCAATGCATTATCCCGCGAGAAAGCTAAAATGATGTTTCGGATCGTGGATTAA
- a CDS encoding DUF1345 domain-containing protein: MLTRFLRTISRFDTSHRVIIALIMALVTYIGAPGNFHGSARLALSWVVFALTSLLLMWLAIGIAHPRDLPHISRIEDSSRVLISIFVVIAAMASLFAVFDLLDSITDANRTQNTILAVLAVASAWTLVHTLFTLRYAHLFYGDDQKQAKRPGGLDFPNDTEPDYLDFAYFSFVIGMTSQVSDVAITSKRIRRAALIHGVLSFLFNTIIIALTVGGLSGKL; the protein is encoded by the coding sequence ATGCTAACACGTTTTTTACGCACTATCAGCCGGTTCGATACCAGCCATCGCGTAATCATTGCGCTTATTATGGCGCTTGTTACCTATATAGGGGCGCCCGGAAATTTTCATGGATCGGCCCGCCTTGCTCTCTCCTGGGTCGTATTTGCCCTTACGAGTCTGTTGCTGATGTGGCTGGCTATTGGAATTGCGCACCCGCGCGACTTGCCGCATATTTCGCGGATCGAAGATTCTAGTCGGGTCCTGATTTCGATTTTTGTGGTAATTGCCGCAATGGCCAGCCTGTTTGCAGTGTTCGATTTGCTCGATTCAATAACCGACGCAAACCGCACGCAGAATACGATTCTGGCGGTGTTGGCCGTGGCAAGTGCCTGGACACTGGTGCATACGCTCTTTACGCTTCGGTATGCACATTTGTTCTATGGCGATGACCAAAAACAGGCCAAACGACCCGGCGGACTGGATTTTCCGAACGACACCGAACCTGATTATCTGGATTTTGCCTATTTCTCATTTGTGATCGGTATGACCAGTCAGGTATCCGACGTAGCTATAACGTCGAAGCGTATACGTCGGGCAGCGCTTATTCATGGTGTGCTGTCTTTTCTGTTCAACACAATCATTATTGCGCTCACTGTGGGTGGCCTTTCCGGGAAACTCTAA